The Thermoclostridium stercorarium subsp. stercorarium DSM 8532 genome contains a region encoding:
- the thiW gene encoding energy coupling factor transporter S component ThiW, whose translation MSTRKLTLSALLIALGTLLAHVIYIPVGVSKCFPIQHTINVLSGVLLGPGYALANAFIISLLRNILGTGSLLAFPGSIFGAFLAGLLFRKSKKYYLAVLGEVFGTGILGGIACYPIAKFVLGQEVAVFFFVLPFLVSTAGGSIIGYSLLKIIDRIPLLKKLIAK comes from the coding sequence ATGTCTACCCGAAAACTCACTTTATCAGCATTACTTATTGCCTTAGGTACACTGTTAGCCCATGTTATTTATATTCCGGTAGGTGTATCCAAGTGTTTTCCCATTCAGCATACCATTAATGTTTTGTCAGGTGTGCTCCTGGGACCTGGTTATGCTTTGGCAAATGCCTTTATCATCTCACTATTAAGAAATATTCTGGGGACCGGATCCCTGCTGGCTTTTCCCGGCAGTATTTTCGGAGCTTTTTTAGCAGGACTTCTGTTTCGTAAAAGTAAAAAATATTATTTAGCTGTATTGGGGGAAGTTTTTGGAACAGGTATTTTAGGGGGTATTGCCTGTTACCCCATCGCTAAGTTTGTTTTAGGGCAGGAAGTGGCAGTATTTTTCTTTGTCCTGCCATTTTTGGTGAGTACTGCTGGTGGGAGCATTATTGGTTATTCTCTTTTAAAAATAATCGATAGAATACCTTTATTAAAAAAACTAATTGCCAAATAA
- a CDS encoding DUF362 domain-containing protein — MRKSNVVLAVCRSYDEEKVYESVRDAVAALGGIGHFVSPEENILVKPNLLYPSKTEKCITTNPAVIKAVLRLLSEAGYARVKVGDSPATGSCRQAMSQLGLSEEQLYGAKIADMSREVFVRYPEGKAAKSFWFCEEVLQADAIIGVCKMKTHAFLKITGAVKNMYGLICGTRKAQGHVRYPNAAKFSEMLVDIHNLVKPRLHVMDAVVAMEGNGPGSGTPTEMGLIIISADPVAIDTVFARLVDLDPVLVPTNTQGMVAGIGTCRENEIALMLLDNGILTDISFDEMFSRFGKKDFDVSREKDRLSVLSLLSKVTGRFTRRPYIDAGKCVKCGICVNHCPVKGRAVTFKKGKDNIPVYDYRKCIRCFCCQEICPQHAIIVK, encoded by the coding sequence ATGAGGAAATCCAATGTAGTTCTTGCTGTTTGCAGAAGCTATGATGAAGAAAAGGTATATGAATCTGTCAGGGATGCGGTCGCTGCTCTTGGCGGCATCGGGCATTTTGTAAGTCCCGAGGAGAATATCCTCGTTAAGCCGAACCTTCTTTATCCGTCAAAAACAGAAAAGTGCATAACAACCAACCCAGCTGTTATAAAAGCAGTACTCCGCCTTCTCAGTGAAGCAGGTTACGCCCGTGTGAAGGTTGGCGATTCTCCTGCCACCGGAAGCTGCAGGCAGGCCATGAGTCAGCTCGGTTTATCGGAAGAGCAGCTTTATGGTGCCAAAATTGCCGACATGTCTCGTGAAGTCTTTGTCAGGTACCCGGAGGGAAAGGCGGCGAAAAGCTTCTGGTTCTGCGAGGAGGTTCTTCAGGCAGATGCCATTATCGGAGTATGCAAGATGAAAACCCACGCCTTTCTGAAAATAACGGGCGCAGTCAAAAATATGTATGGTTTGATCTGTGGTACAAGAAAAGCGCAAGGGCATGTAAGATATCCTAACGCGGCAAAATTCTCAGAAATGCTGGTTGACATACATAATCTGGTGAAACCGCGCCTTCATGTAATGGATGCGGTTGTCGCCATGGAAGGTAACGGCCCGGGCTCCGGAACGCCTACGGAAATGGGGCTGATTATTATTTCAGCGGATCCGGTGGCAATTGATACAGTCTTTGCCAGACTTGTGGATTTGGATCCTGTTCTTGTTCCCACGAATACTCAGGGAATGGTTGCAGGAATTGGAACATGCAGAGAGAACGAAATTGCGCTGATGCTTCTTGATAACGGGATTCTTACAGATATAAGCTTTGACGAAATGTTTTCACGCTTCGGGAAGAAGGATTTCGACGTGTCCCGTGAAAAGGATCGACTTAGCGTTCTCAGCCTGCTGTCTAAGGTTACAGGCAGATTTACAAGAAGGCCGTATATTGATGCGGGTAAGTGTGTGAAATGCGGCATATGCGTGAATCACTGCCCTGTGAAAGGCCGTGCTGTCACTTTTAAAAAAGGAAAAGATAATATTCCCGTCTACGACTACAGAAAATGCATCCGTTGTTTCTGCTGCCAGGAGATCTGTCCGCAACATGCCATTATAGTAAAATAA
- a CDS encoding GNAT family N-acetyltransferase, giving the protein MEVDVSIVEIKDSNKKSQFAEEILRRLPEWFGIEKALIEYVNCVASLPFWIALSRDGRCIGFISVKIHYGHTGDIYALGVLPEYHRRGIGRLLVAKAEEYLKNNNCKYIIVKTLSEMAEYEPYERTRKFYRSVGFEELITLTEMWDSENPCLIMIKKL; this is encoded by the coding sequence ATGGAAGTGGATGTAAGTATAGTTGAAATTAAGGATTCAAATAAGAAGTCTCAATTTGCCGAGGAGATCCTCAGGCGTTTGCCGGAATGGTTTGGTATTGAAAAGGCTTTGATTGAATATGTAAATTGCGTGGCATCTTTGCCGTTTTGGATCGCATTGAGCCGCGACGGCAGGTGTATTGGTTTTATCTCGGTAAAAATTCATTATGGCCACACAGGAGATATTTATGCTTTGGGAGTATTGCCCGAATATCACAGGAGAGGCATAGGAAGATTATTAGTGGCTAAAGCGGAAGAATATTTGAAAAATAATAATTGTAAGTACATAATTGTGAAAACTTTAAGCGAAATGGCGGAGTATGAACCATACGAAAGAACAAGGAAATTTTACAGAAGTGTTGGTTTCGAAGAATTAATAACATTAACTGAAATGTGGGATTCCGAAAACCCTTGCTTAATTATGATTAAAAAATTATAA
- a CDS encoding type II CAAX prenyl endopeptidase Rce1 family protein has translation MMQSFVYGMLKILGVSWLDLYTVIVTGFIWCLCIVIQTILFKEKFDDDMIYDILASMVFSLGIGYVYQKTGLIIISMIAHFCERVLSCVIFSKKA, from the coding sequence ATGATGCAGTCGTTTGTGTATGGAATGCTAAAAATATTAGGTGTTTCTTGGTTGGATCTTTATACCGTTATCGTTACAGGATTTATTTGGTGTCTGTGCATTGTAATTCAAACGATTTTATTTAAGGAAAAGTTTGATGATGATATGATTTATGACATTTTGGCTTCAATGGTGTTTTCGTTGGGAATCGGGTATGTATATCAAAAAACGGGACTGATTATTATATCAATGATTGCTCATTTTTGTGAACGTGTTTTAAGCTGCGTTATTTTTAGCAAAAAAGCATAA
- a CDS encoding TfoX/Sxy family protein gives MGNLSELPNIGLTLKKQLIDVGINTAEELKNIGSRDAWLRILQRDPSACLTRLLALEGAVRGIRWHNLDDETKKSLKEFYYRHKKGK, from the coding sequence GTGGGGAATCTGTCTGAACTGCCAAATATTGGATTAACGTTGAAAAAACAGCTTATTGATGTTGGTATTAATACAGCTGAAGAACTAAAAAATATAGGGAGCCGTGATGCGTGGCTGCGTATTCTTCAACGGGATCCTTCCGCATGTTTGACAAGGTTGTTGGCGTTGGAAGGTGCCGTCCGGGGTATAAGATGGCATAACCTGGACGATGAGACAAAGAAATCCCTTAAAGAATTCTATTACAGACATAAGAAGGGAAAGTAG
- a CDS encoding recombinase family protein: MYRYARVSSTKQNLDRHIDALLAYGVEDRLIV; the protein is encoded by the coding sequence ATATACAGGTATGCTCGTGTAAGCTCGACAAAACAAAATCTCGACCGTCACATAGATGCTTTACTTGCTTATGGAGTCGAAGACCGCCTCATCGTCTAA
- a CDS encoding GNAT family N-acetyltransferase: MLYLCIDESKLIGLLNIRYELPKYLAEKYGHIGYGVRPSERKKGYATTMLRHALSVCKEKGMTQVILGCYKDNVASVSIKI, from the coding sequence TTGTTATATCTTTGCATTGATGAGAGTAAATTAATTGGTTTATTAAACATTCGATATGAGCTACCTAAGTATCTTGCTGAAAAATATGGTCATATAGGTTATGGAGTGAGGCCATCTGAGAGGAAAAAAGGTTATGCAACTACAATGCTTAGGCATGCCTTATCAGTATGTAAAGAAAAAGGAATGACTCAAGTTATTCTTGGATGTTATAAAGATAACGTGGCATCGGTAAGCATTAAGATATAG
- a CDS encoding papain-like cysteine protease family protein, with protein sequence MYKKTNFRISTAMLLVLILMFAITATVSATTLDVNRVTQAKTKWCWAATCEMIGTYQNPDSNRTQWDVVKKIKGSDYPNVGGTVTDIKNGIKYASMDLVTYTSGSTLSWSDHTSNIDSSNPIAMWIAWDNGDAHAVVCAGTKTISGTNYLYVIDPWEDTDSTWYGYEAIKNGTTLLTGKGKYTKSFWKN encoded by the coding sequence ATGTATAAAAAAACCAATTTTCGTATTTCGACAGCAATGCTGCTTGTGCTAATTTTAATGTTCGCTATAACTGCTACTGTCTCCGCTACAACGCTGGATGTTAATCGGGTAACGCAAGCTAAAACAAAATGGTGTTGGGCAGCTACTTGTGAAATGATAGGTACTTATCAAAACCCGGACTCAAACCGCACTCAGTGGGATGTGGTAAAGAAAATTAAAGGCTCAGATTATCCTAATGTAGGAGGGACAGTCACAGATATCAAGAACGGCATCAAGTACGCATCCATGGATTTAGTAACGTACACTTCAGGCAGCACTCTTTCGTGGTCCGATCATACTTCAAACATTGACAGCTCCAACCCAATTGCTATGTGGATTGCCTGGGATAACGGTGACGCACATGCGGTGGTATGTGCCGGAACAAAAACAATCAGTGGTACTAATTACTTATATGTCATTGACCCATGGGAAGACACCGATTCAACATGGTATGGGTATGAGGCAATAAAAAACGGTACGACACTGTTAACAGGCAAAGGAAAATATACAAAATCTTTTTGGAAGAACTGA
- a CDS encoding IS256 family transposase: protein MDKNTYYETVKNMAVEKVLNQYCSDSDPSRPALKKLLEDLLDWFMLSERQIYLLKNENDKGNGFYDRKLGTPMGNLDISVPRTRTGDFRPHILPEPYKRVDESYTDLLMSLVVNGYSESSLLNTLKSLNLPYSDDELNKIKDDLKSELDLFKQRELPESVFALLIDAYHCEIKDGSKVKKAACYIILGVDMEGKKDIFGLYTFFGKENRADWNKVFEDLINRGLKRVLVVVSDDFPGIIETVKAVYPYADHQLCFVHLQRNIRKYMTKADAAEFNKELDKIKFASSFDEAVQKFYDLCSKFKSKYSRYMNILMEKAEHYMAFIKYPESLRKHVYTTNSVESINSLVEKIRIRSGGYFNSVEVLEINIYLQRENLRRTKWKKAVPMINAHIYEIQQIFQLRYFNQTQNS from the coding sequence ATGGATAAAAATACCTATTATGAAACAGTCAAAAATATGGCGGTTGAAAAAGTATTAAACCAGTATTGCTCTGATTCAGATCCATCACGCCCTGCCCTCAAAAAGTTGCTGGAGGATTTGCTCGACTGGTTTATGTTGTCTGAACGCCAAATCTATCTCTTGAAAAACGAGAACGACAAAGGCAACGGCTTTTATGATAGAAAACTTGGTACACCTATGGGTAACCTGGACATCTCTGTCCCAAGAACTCGCACTGGCGATTTCAGACCCCACATCCTACCTGAACCGTATAAAAGGGTGGATGAATCCTATACAGACCTTCTTATGTCCCTTGTTGTCAACGGTTATTCAGAATCTTCTCTCTTAAATACCCTCAAAAGCCTCAACCTTCCTTACTCTGATGATGAACTCAACAAAATCAAAGATGACCTAAAAAGTGAATTAGACCTTTTCAAACAACGGGAATTACCCGAATCGGTGTTTGCTTTATTAATCGATGCTTATCATTGTGAGATAAAAGACGGCTCAAAAGTGAAGAAAGCCGCATGCTACATAATCCTTGGCGTTGATATGGAAGGTAAGAAAGACATCTTTGGCCTTTACACCTTCTTCGGCAAAGAAAACAGAGCCGATTGGAACAAGGTCTTTGAAGACTTGATAAACCGCGGTCTTAAACGAGTTTTAGTGGTTGTAAGTGATGATTTCCCAGGTATTATCGAGACCGTCAAAGCTGTATATCCATATGCTGATCATCAGCTCTGTTTTGTACACCTTCAGAGAAATATCCGCAAATACATGACCAAAGCTGATGCCGCAGAATTCAATAAAGAACTCGATAAAATAAAATTTGCTTCTTCCTTTGATGAAGCTGTTCAAAAGTTTTATGACCTTTGCAGTAAATTTAAGAGTAAATATAGCCGATATATGAACATTCTCATGGAGAAAGCAGAACATTATATGGCTTTCATTAAATACCCCGAATCCTTGAGGAAGCATGTTTATACTACCAACAGTGTAGAGAGTATCAACAGTCTAGTTGAAAAAATTCGGATAAGATCGGGTGGTTACTTTAACTCTGTCGAAGTATTGGAAATTAACATATATTTACAGAGGGAGAACTTGAGGCGGACAAAATGGAAAAAAGCGGTACCAATGATAAATGCTCACATTTATGAAATACAACAAATTTTCCAGTTACGTTACTTTAATCAGACACAAAATTCTTGA
- a CDS encoding recombinase family protein, which translates to MSDNKKIHFIPPLPPQREKRVGIYCRVSTNSMEQLKSLSSQVSALTRLVAANPKWLLVDVYIDIASSKTGSSRKEFTRMLQNCKSHDIEIVLTKSISRFGRDTVEILDALNQLKNLGVRVIFEQEVLDTADTDNDLMISIIESIAQAENESRSENIKWGIKQRAAQGTSKLYNRKCYGYYNDEDGNLAINESEAKNVRLIYNLYLQGKSVLGIVKELERLGIKSPTGKDKWSKRTIDVMLSNEKYIGNVRLLDDGKHSESCQEFCV; encoded by the coding sequence ATGTCTGATAACAAAAAAATTCATTTTATACCACCCCTGCCTCCCCAACGAGAAAAGCGGGTAGGTATCTACTGCCGTGTGAGTACAAACAGTATGGAACAGCTGAAAAGCCTTTCCTCCCAAGTGTCAGCTCTGACAAGATTAGTTGCAGCAAATCCCAAATGGTTGTTAGTAGATGTATATATAGATATTGCTTCAAGCAAGACAGGTTCCTCTCGAAAAGAATTTACCCGTATGCTGCAAAATTGTAAGTCACATGATATAGAAATTGTTTTAACAAAGAGCATCAGCAGATTTGGCCGAGACACTGTAGAGATTCTTGATGCCTTGAACCAGCTAAAAAATCTTGGCGTTCGCGTTATATTTGAACAGGAAGTGCTTGATACAGCTGATACGGATAATGATCTCATGATTTCAATAATCGAATCAATAGCGCAGGCAGAGAATGAATCACGCAGTGAAAATATTAAGTGGGGAATCAAACAACGTGCTGCGCAAGGTACCTCAAAGCTTTATAATAGAAAATGCTATGGGTATTATAATGATGAAGATGGCAACCTGGCTATTAATGAGTCAGAGGCAAAAAACGTGCGATTAATATATAACCTTTACTTACAGGGCAAGAGTGTTTTAGGTATTGTAAAAGAGCTTGAACGGCTTGGGATCAAGTCGCCTACCGGTAAAGATAAATGGAGTAAACGTACTATTGATGTCATGCTTAGTAACGAGAAGTATATAGGAAATGTCCGGCTACTGGATGACGGCAAACATAGCGAGAGTTGTCAAGAATTTTGTGTCTGA
- the rlmD gene encoding 23S rRNA (uracil(1939)-C(5))-methyltransferase RlmD, giving the protein MKKNDIYEIEITGMTHDGMGVGRVDGMAVFVQRAIEGEKVVAKIIKVTKNYAVARIEEWITTSPERTEPFCPVYKRCGGCSLQHMSYNMQLKFKHRVVTDNLERIGGFWGIQVSPVIGMDNPMNYRNKAQYPVGMGDNGPVAGFYARRSHIIIDSERCGIQHPASEKVKNTVLEAVKELKIPVYNEITGEGILRHIVTRVSYSTGDVMVILVVTDEKVPGLKKIIQKITREIPEVISIVLNINKRRDNVILGDKVRTVYGSDTLVDRLGHLKFHISPLSFYQVNPVQTVKLYNKAVEFAGLTGNETVFDLYCGIGTISLFLAEKAKEVIGVEVVPEAVEAATKNAVLNNISNARFYCGEAEKVVPELYNEGIRADVVVVDPPRKGCDEALLQTVVKMQPERIVYVSCNPSTLARDLKYLAANGYNLDKVHPVDLFPWTEHVETVVLMSKVKNQV; this is encoded by the coding sequence ATGAAAAAGAACGATATATACGAGATTGAAATAACAGGCATGACTCATGACGGCATGGGCGTCGGCAGGGTTGACGGCATGGCTGTTTTTGTGCAAAGAGCGATAGAAGGTGAAAAGGTTGTAGCGAAGATAATAAAGGTGACAAAAAATTATGCCGTCGCAAGGATTGAAGAATGGATTACAACAAGCCCCGAGCGCACCGAGCCGTTTTGCCCGGTATACAAAAGGTGCGGCGGATGCAGCCTTCAGCATATGTCTTATAATATGCAGCTCAAATTCAAACACCGTGTTGTAACCGATAACCTTGAAAGGATAGGCGGTTTTTGGGGGATACAGGTCAGTCCGGTGATTGGAATGGACAACCCGATGAATTACAGAAACAAGGCCCAGTATCCTGTGGGAATGGGCGACAATGGGCCTGTGGCAGGCTTTTACGCAAGGCGAAGCCATATAATTATCGATTCCGAAAGGTGCGGAATTCAGCACCCGGCCAGTGAAAAAGTTAAAAACACGGTGCTGGAGGCCGTAAAGGAACTGAAAATACCTGTATACAATGAAATTACGGGCGAAGGGATTTTGCGCCATATAGTGACGAGGGTGTCCTATTCAACAGGGGACGTTATGGTTATACTGGTTGTTACCGATGAAAAGGTGCCCGGACTGAAAAAAATAATTCAGAAAATTACGCGTGAAATTCCCGAGGTGATAAGCATAGTTTTAAATATAAACAAACGAAGGGACAATGTAATACTGGGCGATAAAGTCAGAACCGTGTACGGCAGTGACACGCTGGTCGACAGGCTTGGCCATTTGAAATTTCACATTTCGCCGCTGTCTTTCTATCAGGTAAATCCTGTACAGACTGTGAAGTTATATAACAAGGCTGTTGAATTTGCAGGCCTGACAGGTAACGAGACAGTATTCGACCTGTATTGCGGCATTGGAACAATTTCGCTGTTCCTTGCAGAAAAGGCGAAGGAAGTAATCGGTGTTGAGGTTGTGCCCGAGGCGGTGGAAGCCGCCACGAAGAACGCGGTGCTTAATAATATTTCCAATGCGAGATTTTACTGCGGTGAGGCAGAAAAAGTGGTACCTGAACTGTATAATGAAGGAATCAGAGCCGACGTTGTGGTTGTGGATCCGCCAAGGAAAGGCTGTGATGAAGCGCTTTTGCAGACAGTGGTGAAAATGCAGCCTGAAAGGATTGTATATGTATCATGCAACCCGTCAACGCTGGCGAGGGATTTAAAATATCTGGCGGCAAACGGGTATAATTTGGACAAAGTCCATCCGGTGGATCTGTTTCCGTGGACCGAGCATGTTGAGACGGTAGTATTGATGTCAAAGGTGAAAAATCAAGTGTAA
- a CDS encoding DUF7689 domain-containing protein, with translation MITKFNFRNNRCIATILLLFTILCIFTACDAPDYEETTVRTPNGTIVKAYRCIAEADQNDLDLLDKYVEDNYPNAIIVRKSTQYYNCHSYAWHSTSASNDIWINAPEQEKYWKDGSYAYVTSANHSSDPTIPSAAAVSGYRVRYVNDDHSARVYSSTLYISKWGPGPLVRHKPNYSPYDNSLMYYYKPNY, from the coding sequence ATGATAACAAAATTTAATTTCAGAAATAATAGATGTATTGCGACAATTTTATTGTTATTTACCATCCTATGCATTTTTACTGCCTGTGATGCACCTGATTATGAAGAAACTACCGTCCGGACTCCTAATGGAACAATTGTTAAAGCCTATAGATGCATTGCCGAAGCTGACCAAAACGATTTGGATTTGCTGGATAAATATGTTGAAGATAATTATCCAAACGCAATTATTGTCCGGAAGTCAACTCAATATTATAATTGCCATTCATATGCCTGGCATAGCACATCCGCATCAAATGACATTTGGATAAACGCTCCGGAGCAGGAAAAATACTGGAAAGATGGCAGCTACGCGTATGTCACTTCTGCGAATCATTCGTCGGACCCTACCATACCGTCAGCCGCTGCAGTTAGCGGATACCGTGTCAGATACGTAAACGACGATCACTCTGCGCGGGTTTATTCTTCAACCCTTTACATTTCGAAATGGGGTCCCGGTCCTTTAGTCAGGCATAAGCCAAATTATTCCCCTTATGACAATTCTTTAATGTACTATTATAAGCCAAATTATTAA
- a CDS encoding helix-turn-helix domain-containing protein gives MTIDYKALGERIAKRRKVLNLTQEDVAEATGLSNNYISNIENNHSIPSIDTLLKICEAIDTTPDYLLLGISSRSDAEEDLRNKINEKLKLCSQKKLKLIEHFVSWIIDEDI, from the coding sequence GTGACCATAGACTACAAGGCTCTTGGCGAAAGAATTGCAAAACGCCGGAAAGTGCTGAACTTAACCCAGGAAGACGTGGCAGAAGCTACGGGGCTTAGTAATAACTATATATCAAACATAGAAAACAATCATTCGATTCCAAGTATTGATACGCTGCTTAAAATCTGCGAAGCCATTGATACAACGCCGGATTACCTGCTTCTTGGCATTTCATCGCGTTCGGACGCGGAGGAAGATCTGCGGAATAAAATAAACGAAAAACTCAAACTGTGCAGTCAGAAAAAACTTAAACTGATTGAACATTTTGTTTCATGGATCATAGATGAGGATATTTAA
- a CDS encoding response regulator, with translation MLNIGICDDFPIFCEIIETFIRKYGEENNNIFNIWRFESGEELIDTLNKENISFDLLFLDYYMKKLTGLETAKKVRQLEVNRLRPACSIVFVTSAENTYELLCVNPLRVVRKPVSQGIINEILTHVLSEKSKIDQRM, from the coding sequence ATGCTGAATATAGGTATTTGCGATGATTTTCCCATTTTTTGTGAAATTATTGAAACATTCATCAGAAAATACGGCGAAGAAAATAATAATATATTTAATATATGGCGATTTGAAAGCGGAGAAGAGCTTATTGACACGCTTAATAAAGAGAATATCAGTTTTGATCTTCTTTTTCTCGACTATTACATGAAAAAGCTTACAGGCCTTGAAACCGCAAAAAAAGTCCGGCAATTGGAGGTTAACAGGCTCAGGCCCGCCTGCAGTATCGTGTTTGTAACATCAGCGGAAAATACATATGAACTGTTGTGCGTGAACCCGTTGCGGGTGGTACGCAAACCTGTCAGCCAGGGAATAATAAATGAGATACTTACCCATGTTCTGTCTGAAAAAAGTAAAATTGACCAGAGGATGTAA
- a CDS encoding diaminopimelate dehydrogenase produces MIKAAVFGYGNIGKAAIEAINAAPDFELAGVVSSSLEKGALGKIPVVRDVDELSDVQIVILCIPSRNVPDIAEKILLKGISTVDCFDIHSETYNLFTRLDAAAKKGNSRCATSIGFDPGIDSAIRALFEAAAPKGLTYTNFGPGMSMGHSVAVRKIPGVKDAMSVTIPVGAGVHRRMVYVVLEDGADFNKVTAQIKSDPYFVNDETHVIQVSNLDMLIDRGHSVSIQRKGVSGSAQNQRFTFEMSIDNPAMTAQMMVSAARAVLRQAPGAYTMLHLPPIDLLYGTEEELIRRLV; encoded by the coding sequence ATGATAAAAGCAGCGGTATTTGGATATGGAAATATTGGGAAAGCTGCAATTGAAGCCATTAATGCAGCTCCTGATTTTGAACTTGCCGGAGTTGTCAGCAGTTCGCTTGAAAAGGGTGCGCTGGGGAAAATACCGGTCGTACGCGATGTAGACGAGTTAAGCGATGTACAGATTGTTATTTTGTGCATACCAAGCCGAAATGTTCCTGATATAGCAGAGAAAATCCTGTTAAAGGGAATTTCAACGGTGGATTGTTTTGACATTCACAGTGAAACGTATAATCTTTTTACCCGTCTTGATGCGGCGGCAAAGAAAGGAAACAGCAGATGCGCGACGTCCATAGGATTCGATCCGGGAATTGATTCCGCCATTCGTGCGTTATTTGAGGCAGCGGCCCCTAAAGGACTGACGTATACCAATTTCGGACCGGGCATGAGCATGGGGCATTCTGTAGCCGTCAGAAAAATCCCCGGAGTTAAGGATGCGATGTCTGTTACAATACCGGTAGGTGCAGGGGTACACCGCCGCATGGTTTATGTTGTATTGGAAGATGGAGCCGATTTCAATAAGGTAACTGCGCAAATAAAATCCGATCCATATTTTGTTAACGATGAAACCCATGTAATACAGGTGTCAAACCTGGATATGCTGATTGACAGGGGGCACAGTGTAAGCATCCAGCGGAAAGGCGTATCGGGCTCAGCACAGAACCAGCGTTTCACTTTTGAAATGAGCATAGATAATCCCGCAATGACCGCACAGATGATGGTTTCCGCCGCAAGAGCAGTCCTCAGGCAGGCACCCGGCGCGTATACCATGCTGCATCTTCCGCCGATTGATTTACTTTACGGCACCGAAGAGGAACTTATCCGCCGCTTGGTGTGA
- a CDS encoding class I SAM-dependent methyltransferase, with translation MADYKRIAEHWNEVFGKTETGQIKTTDVGHDDLNKALDWLCFNSESIIDFGCGIGVMLFKCCLRGTKIHKGIDISDKGIRVAMELQRINNFEGFTFTAGGVEELDKIVDDSFDGAILANIIDNLFPEDAVKVLAEIKRILRTGGKILLKLNPYLTYEKIKEWNIKIIDIDKNMLDDGLYLWNQTAEEWRGLLENYFSVVEYKEIYYPEYDQYNRLFLLCNDKK, from the coding sequence ATGGCTGACTATAAAAGAATTGCAGAGCACTGGAATGAGGTGTTTGGAAAAACCGAAACAGGTCAGATTAAAACAACGGACGTGGGACATGATGATTTGAATAAGGCGCTGGACTGGCTTTGTTTCAATTCAGAATCCATAATCGATTTCGGATGCGGAATTGGTGTTATGCTGTTTAAGTGCTGTTTGAGAGGCACAAAAATTCATAAAGGTATAGATATTTCAGATAAAGGGATTAGAGTAGCCATGGAACTCCAAAGGATAAATAATTTTGAAGGTTTCACCTTCACTGCCGGAGGAGTTGAGGAGCTTGACAAAATTGTTGATGATTCCTTTGACGGCGCAATACTTGCAAATATCATCGACAATTTGTTTCCGGAAGACGCTGTTAAAGTATTGGCAGAAATAAAGCGTATTTTAAGAACAGGTGGCAAAATACTGTTAAAATTGAATCCTTACCTTACGTATGAAAAAATTAAAGAATGGAATATAAAGATTATAGATATTGATAAAAACATGCTGGATGACGGGTTATATTTATGGAATCAGACTGCGGAAGAATGGAGAGGGTTGCTGGAAAACTATTTTAGCGTTGTGGAATATAAAGAGATTTATTATCCTGAATATGATCAATATAACAGACTGTTTTTGCTTTGCAATGATAAAAAATAA